From Thalassospira lucentensis, a single genomic window includes:
- a CDS encoding helix-turn-helix transcriptional regulator, which translates to MNKTASPGRNRRGRRSRDVSKLGPDPVDLHVGKRVQMLRVFHGMGQQALADAVHLTFQQIQKYERGINRISASRLFDFSLIFSVPVGFFFEEMPDEVRNQAVSERYLTSAKDVTFPLNPLQRRDSLELLRHFYRIEDEEQRKRICDLVKSMSKRPTEDAPG; encoded by the coding sequence ATGAATAAAACAGCATCGCCTGGCCGCAATCGCCGCGGGCGCCGCAGTCGAGATGTGTCGAAACTCGGACCAGATCCGGTTGATCTTCATGTTGGTAAGCGGGTGCAAATGCTGCGTGTGTTTCACGGCATGGGTCAACAGGCATTGGCCGACGCTGTTCATCTGACCTTTCAGCAGATCCAGAAATACGAGCGCGGCATCAACCGGATCAGCGCCTCCAGGCTGTTTGACTTTTCCCTGATTTTCAGCGTGCCGGTCGGTTTCTTTTTTGAGGAAATGCCTGATGAGGTCCGCAATCAGGCCGTTTCCGAACGATATCTGACGTCGGCGAAAGATGTCACCTTCCCGCTCAATCCCCTGCAAAGACGTGATTCTTTAGAGCTGCTGCGGCATTTCTACCGCATAGAGGATGAAGAACAACGCAAGCGGATCTGCGACCTGGTCAAATCCATGTCGAAACGTCCTACAGAAGATGCGCCGGGATGA
- a CDS encoding HAMP domain-containing sensor histidine kinase: MTLRTILAFVATGLVVLGLSAALFKVAMEIEEEADLTSRWHAEAIWQISQTERALHRFALALRDSDDFVTEGAIYMGQGRMLPEMPIFGQLRLGHEEILNFGRQVEWTGNAMRAGNPEALKILLAEQSELLSAIAMEFAIRDDAYPDLFISQRSIFHRWFVGLLTLLALSSIAVMALYYKNAELRLSRAEEARLHMERLGLFAAGIVHEFNTRLPGLRWAFDRAIMGDPKKEAASAYALIDHMAELTGRLLLLARGTSHIRSEEFLLESFIERESVSFAEILGPGIRLESSSCRGTVVFDPVQLRSILSEAFANARDAMGGEGTVHLAYGRGRLTVRDTGPGIAKENLELCFEPSFTTKGTAGTGLGLAVIRNIVSSSGGKVTLENHKGGGTKLIIDFSAGET; this comes from the coding sequence ATGACGCTCAGAACCATTCTGGCTTTTGTTGCAACAGGCCTGGTTGTGCTCGGATTGTCGGCCGCTCTTTTTAAAGTGGCTATGGAAATCGAGGAGGAAGCTGACCTCACGAGCCGCTGGCATGCAGAAGCGATCTGGCAGATCAGTCAAACGGAACGCGCCCTGCATCGATTTGCGCTGGCTTTGCGTGACAGCGATGATTTTGTGACTGAGGGCGCCATATATATGGGGCAGGGGCGCATGTTGCCTGAAATGCCGATTTTCGGTCAGCTCCGGCTGGGTCACGAAGAAATTTTGAACTTTGGCCGACAGGTGGAATGGACCGGCAATGCCATGAGGGCCGGTAATCCGGAAGCTTTGAAAATCCTTCTGGCAGAGCAGTCCGAGTTGCTCTCGGCCATTGCCATGGAATTTGCGATCCGTGATGACGCTTATCCGGATTTGTTCATTTCCCAGCGCAGTATTTTTCATCGCTGGTTCGTCGGCCTGCTGACCCTTCTGGCTCTCTCGTCAATTGCCGTTATGGCGCTTTACTACAAGAATGCAGAGCTGCGTTTGTCCCGGGCCGAAGAAGCCCGTTTGCATATGGAAAGGCTTGGCTTGTTTGCCGCCGGGATTGTTCATGAATTCAATACCCGACTTCCCGGCCTGCGCTGGGCCTTTGACCGTGCGATCATGGGAGATCCGAAAAAGGAAGCTGCAAGCGCTTATGCCCTGATTGATCATATGGCCGAATTGACCGGCAGGTTGCTCCTGCTGGCACGGGGGACATCCCATATCCGGTCAGAAGAGTTTTTGCTTGAAAGCTTTATTGAGCGGGAGAGCGTTTCATTTGCCGAGATTCTGGGGCCGGGCATCAGGCTGGAGAGTTCTTCCTGTCGCGGGACAGTGGTTTTTGATCCTGTACAGTTACGTTCAATTCTCAGCGAAGCGTTTGCGAATGCGCGCGATGCCATGGGTGGAGAGGGGACAGTCCATCTTGCCTATGGCAGGGGGCGCCTGACTGTTCGCGATACAGGACCAGGGATCGCGAAAGAAAATCTGGAGCTATGTTTCGAGCCCAGTTTCACGACAAAAGGAACAGCCGGCACCGGCCTGGGGCTGGCTGTAATACGTAACATTGTTTCCTCATCGGGGGGGAAGGTTACGTTGGAAAACCATAAGGGTGGTGGAACCAAACTGATTATAGATTTTTCGGCCGGGGAGACTTGA
- a CDS encoding molybdopterin-dependent oxidoreductase, with amino-acid sequence MKVVRLLALAVLAGFPCFTAGATEPVLKVTTEIGSHSYALSKLDRFDQNVISTRTTWSDVEKKFSGPLVRDVLADSDMPLDAGFVLAKALNGYNVRIPVSEFIDTDVMLATRVDGNRIALEDRGPLRIIYDYSTVGPVKDSFWVWMLDEMVLVAE; translated from the coding sequence ATGAAAGTGGTGCGACTACTCGCACTGGCTGTATTGGCGGGCTTTCCCTGCTTTACAGCTGGTGCCACGGAACCGGTGCTGAAAGTGACAACCGAAATTGGTTCGCATTCTTATGCACTTAGCAAACTTGACCGTTTTGATCAGAATGTCATCTCGACACGAACGACCTGGTCTGATGTGGAAAAAAAATTTTCCGGGCCGCTCGTGCGAGATGTCCTGGCCGATTCCGATATGCCCCTGGATGCCGGATTTGTCCTGGCAAAAGCATTGAACGGTTACAATGTGCGCATACCGGTCAGTGAATTTATCGATACGGATGTGATGCTCGCGACACGGGTCGATGGAAACAGGATCGCACTGGAGGATCGTGGTCCGTTACGGATCATTTATGATTATTCGACAGTCGGTCCGGTCAAGGATTCCTTCTGGGTCTGGATGCTTGATGAAATGGTACTGGTGGCAGAATGA
- a CDS encoding response regulator transcription factor: protein MKKVLIVEDEHITREMLVQSGRILFGDAEIHSTANLPDALQVIDQYRPIDTILLDLRIPGAVGMGGLREIRKVAPTSCIIVWTGSFVPEDAPYAMSAGANGFLPKTKFHLSDLADAISEIEQGKKLTFVDADSSAGIRRTYTGLSPRENEVYELVCRGLGTQEIARQLETSDRYIKQVRQQIRSKLGT from the coding sequence ATGAAGAAAGTCTTGATCGTCGAAGATGAACATATCACCAGAGAAATGCTGGTGCAGTCCGGACGCATCCTGTTCGGGGATGCCGAAATCCACTCGACAGCCAATCTGCCCGACGCACTTCAGGTGATCGACCAGTACAGACCAATCGACACAATTCTCCTTGATCTGCGCATTCCGGGAGCGGTCGGCATGGGTGGATTACGCGAAATCCGCAAAGTCGCCCCTACAAGCTGCATCATCGTCTGGACAGGCTCATTCGTGCCCGAGGATGCCCCCTATGCCATGAGTGCCGGGGCCAATGGCTTTTTGCCAAAGACGAAATTTCATCTCTCCGACCTTGCCGATGCCATATCCGAGATTGAACAGGGCAAGAAACTGACATTCGTCGATGCCGACAGCAGTGCCGGAATCCGGCGAACCTATACCGGATTGTCTCCACGGGAAAATGAAGTATACGAGCTTGTCTGCCGCGGCCTTGGCACGCAGGAAATCGCCCGACAGCTGGAGACTTCCGACAGATACATCAAACAGGTTCGCCAGCAGATCCGCAGCAAGCTGGGAACCTGA
- a CDS encoding DNA topoisomerase — MITGYLTEKHTQAAVLARALGGKPSAAEKSAGFYRIGDNIITWAAGHLFRLFSPEEYDPALKTWSFDSLPFPFRDFRYCVDAESSNGALKARQFRIITDLSKQVDRWIIATDDDREGEVIGRQALEFAGWKRDIGRLIFSAVDERTFRKALGAEKQASTFDGRYREGLTRGIADFVIGLEITRASHLAFSQGDRRSIVVSGGRVQSPVLSLIEDRCASIRNFKPEDYFEPALVCSVGGSSVELIHSPDPKIFDRSLADRIGASVPDRISLEVLTKPGRKAPPRLYNSSSLFGDAADHFGWESAHTLAVANRLYLDGHILYPRSDCEYLPESMAAEAGLLLDRLGQVEEICPEGSAGILDAGFRVRDDIYNDRKITAHTAIIPNVNRLKSTNLDLSAFDPDEKQLFIMIARRFLVSHLPDEEFLQTNVSWTAPGGEIFRTTGKVVTKPGWRRLYQAADEDEEAGSESVNIRLPIELQDGLTVHVSDCSIKRKSTRAAPWFTEKSLQAALEKYGFGTPSTFAEHIKGLRARLYIAGSVKKIEITGRGSEIVKGWRKTVPELLSPKMTAYIETRLREIEQGKTGMADVIAEIRQLSARWVEALRQAPADLVDISRISISRPPTLKQKAMVRRAAEMLGIPVSKEILQDRDACSDFLEQHRQKLDEAFRVPSGEMIALARAITHGNPELELSEELLSSREALSEFINRHREHAVFKPSDKQLELVRKRAGQLGIAVPQNVLSDARRLSVWIEEHPVPPSSKQLQLAQKLALASKIELPQDCKFNATRCSAFIQNHFVARERKKAK; from the coding sequence ATGATCACCGGTTACCTGACCGAAAAGCACACCCAGGCAGCCGTCCTGGCCCGGGCTTTGGGCGGAAAACCGTCTGCCGCAGAGAAGTCGGCAGGTTTTTACAGGATCGGCGACAATATCATTACATGGGCAGCCGGCCATCTTTTCCGGCTTTTTTCGCCGGAAGAATATGACCCCGCGTTAAAAACCTGGTCATTTGACAGCTTGCCGTTTCCTTTCAGGGATTTCAGATATTGTGTGGATGCGGAAAGCTCCAACGGTGCGCTCAAGGCCCGCCAGTTCCGTATCATAACCGATCTCAGCAAGCAGGTTGATCGCTGGATTATTGCGACGGATGACGATCGGGAAGGGGAAGTGATCGGGCGACAGGCCCTCGAATTCGCCGGCTGGAAGAGAGATATAGGCCGTCTGATCTTTTCTGCAGTGGATGAGCGTACCTTTCGCAAGGCGCTTGGAGCAGAAAAGCAGGCAAGTACCTTTGACGGCAGATATCGTGAAGGTCTGACACGTGGTATCGCCGATTTTGTCATCGGTCTGGAAATCACGAGAGCCAGTCACCTTGCCTTCAGTCAGGGAGATCGGCGATCGATTGTGGTTTCCGGCGGCCGGGTGCAAAGTCCGGTACTGTCACTGATAGAAGATCGATGTGCTTCCATCCGCAACTTCAAACCGGAAGATTATTTTGAACCGGCGCTTGTTTGCAGTGTTGGTGGCAGCTCTGTGGAGCTCATCCATTCCCCTGATCCGAAAATCTTTGACAGATCACTTGCGGATCGCATCGGCGCATCTGTTCCCGATCGCATTTCCCTTGAAGTTTTGACAAAGCCGGGCAGGAAAGCGCCACCAAGGCTCTACAATTCAAGCTCACTGTTTGGGGATGCTGCCGATCATTTCGGCTGGGAATCAGCACATACACTGGCTGTCGCCAACCGGCTGTATCTCGATGGCCACATCCTTTACCCCCGATCGGACTGTGAATATCTGCCCGAGAGCATGGCAGCGGAAGCCGGATTGCTGCTTGATCGCCTGGGACAGGTTGAGGAAATCTGTCCTGAAGGCTCGGCAGGTATTCTGGATGCCGGCTTCAGGGTGCGAGACGACATCTACAATGACAGAAAGATAACGGCGCACACGGCCATTATCCCGAATGTCAATCGTCTGAAGAGCACCAATCTTGATCTTTCTGCATTTGATCCAGACGAAAAGCAGCTCTTCATCATGATCGCCAGACGATTTCTGGTATCTCATCTGCCTGATGAGGAGTTTCTGCAAACCAATGTGTCATGGACGGCCCCGGGTGGGGAGATATTCCGGACCACCGGCAAGGTTGTGACCAAGCCAGGCTGGAGACGTTTATATCAGGCTGCTGATGAAGATGAAGAGGCTGGTTCTGAAAGTGTGAATATCAGGTTGCCAATAGAGCTGCAGGATGGATTGACGGTTCATGTTAGTGACTGTTCCATCAAAAGGAAAAGCACCCGTGCGGCACCCTGGTTTACGGAAAAGTCTCTTCAGGCGGCTCTTGAGAAATATGGGTTTGGAACGCCGTCAACTTTTGCCGAACATATCAAGGGCCTTCGCGCGCGGTTATACATCGCCGGATCCGTCAAGAAGATCGAGATAACGGGTAGGGGATCAGAAATCGTCAAGGGGTGGCGTAAGACTGTTCCGGAACTGCTTTCACCTAAAATGACGGCCTATATTGAAACCCGATTGCGCGAGATCGAACAGGGCAAAACGGGCATGGCTGATGTCATTGCTGAAATCCGCCAATTGTCGGCCAGATGGGTTGAAGCTCTTCGTCAGGCACCCGCGGATCTGGTGGATATCTCCCGAATTTCCATATCACGTCCCCCGACCTTAAAGCAGAAGGCTATGGTTCGGCGGGCCGCGGAAATGCTTGGCATTCCCGTATCGAAAGAAATTCTGCAGGACCGTGATGCCTGTTCTGATTTTCTCGAACAGCACAGGCAGAAGCTGGATGAAGCTTTCCGGGTTCCTTCCGGGGAAATGATTGCGCTGGCACGTGCGATCACGCATGGAAATCCCGAACTCGAACTGTCTGAAGAATTGTTGTCATCGCGGGAAGCTCTTTCGGAATTCATCAACAGGCACCGGGAACATGCGGTCTTCAAGCCTTCTGACAAGCAGCTTGAACTTGTTCGAAAGCGGGCAGGACAGTTGGGGATTGCCGTACCACAGAATGTTTTGTCGGATGCCAGGCGCCTGTCAGTCTGGATTGAAGAACATCCAGTTCCACCAAGCTCAAAACAGCTTCAACTTGCACAAAAACTGGCATTGGCCAGCAAGATTGAGCTTCCGCAGGACTGCAAATTCAATGCGACAAGGTGTAGCGCCTTTATCCAGAATCATTTTGTGGCAAGGGAGCGTAAGAAGGCAAAATGA
- a CDS encoding relaxase/mobilization nuclease domain-containing protein codes for MHLDLYDEFGAIVPFGQRRAQLRNWHILSDADNRKPGREGSSPDDMRRYQAHHLIWSIDAGQAGLSDEDAEARMQAITREFIFQNFAMEGRPVLWTIHRDKPGRPHVHMVISGFDEDGRALALDRSRRKLDDFCADIARLGRVYDVPLVFSRREDRPGLRSRIYQGVDTLRSNRKRVSYERSTDLRERAPIWWRAHSQHLLETLSDIESGREVKPRPYRRRGDSLDLPGEMFDGIYADPRAAAERFARMVSGKGDGKERALAIWYFLHRPEYFGHPASRKFPDFDLRRKIAESLGRITHFPRLAPANNGDAWRDLLAFRRKRRQGRDIDGIRRSLEELATIADDNGVNPLTVSSIRLVVREAAETAATFDNAKPRGARRTWPSLLSTNGLSLFKRDK; via the coding sequence ATGCATCTGGACCTTTATGACGAATTCGGAGCGATTGTTCCTTTCGGGCAACGTCGGGCGCAGCTGCGCAACTGGCATATTCTGTCAGATGCCGATAATCGCAAACCGGGCCGCGAAGGATCCTCACCAGATGATATGCGGCGATATCAGGCGCATCATCTGATCTGGTCGATTGATGCCGGCCAGGCCGGATTGAGCGATGAAGATGCCGAAGCACGCATGCAGGCGATTACCCGCGAATTCATTTTCCAGAATTTTGCGATGGAAGGCCGCCCCGTATTATGGACGATACATCGAGACAAACCCGGCCGTCCGCATGTCCATATGGTGATTTCGGGTTTCGATGAAGACGGCCGTGCTCTTGCACTGGATCGGTCCCGCCGTAAACTTGATGATTTCTGCGCCGATATTGCACGGCTTGGCAGGGTTTACGATGTTCCGCTTGTCTTCAGCCGTCGGGAAGACCGTCCCGGACTGCGTTCCCGCATCTATCAGGGTGTCGATACCCTGCGCAGCAATCGCAAACGGGTCAGCTATGAGCGATCGACAGATCTTCGCGAACGGGCACCGATCTGGTGGCGCGCACACTCGCAACATCTGCTTGAAACTTTATCGGATATCGAAAGTGGCAGGGAAGTCAAACCGCGACCGTATCGCCGGCGCGGCGACAGCCTTGATCTGCCGGGAGAGATGTTTGACGGTATCTATGCCGATCCGCGCGCCGCGGCAGAGAGATTTGCGCGAATGGTGTCCGGGAAAGGCGATGGAAAAGAACGCGCTCTGGCAATCTGGTATTTTCTGCATCGACCTGAATATTTTGGCCATCCAGCTTCACGGAAATTCCCGGATTTTGACCTGCGCCGGAAGATTGCCGAGAGCCTTGGCCGTATCACTCATTTTCCACGTCTGGCACCTGCAAACAATGGTGACGCCTGGCGTGATCTTCTTGCCTTCAGGCGTAAACGCCGGCAGGGCAGGGACATAGATGGCATTCGCCGCTCGCTTGAAGAATTGGCGACGATTGCCGACGACAACGGAGTAAATCCGTTAACCGTTAGCAGCATTCGTCTGGTGGTCCGGGAGGCCGCGGAGACAGCCGCGACATTCGACAATGCAAAACCCCGTGGGGCGCGTCGAACCTGGCCATCTCTGTTGTCGACGAATGGTCTGTCGCTATTCAAGAGGGATAAGTGA
- a CDS encoding transglycosylase SLT domain-containing protein: MTRHRFVLALLCFFSSPAYAGDTCLEAARLIENELRIPAGLLVAIGIRESRFHGVMWPWSVNDRGRAKRYATRRDAEIAVHRLQSESDSFDLGCFQIHWRWLGKSCADQASDLFEARINARCAGNHLKEMRAYTGSWDKAVMAYHVGPDRKGSQIEERGRDYACAVAKTFASLRGTSVDCAR, encoded by the coding sequence GTGACACGTCATCGTTTTGTCCTGGCACTTCTGTGCTTTTTTTCCTCACCGGCATATGCAGGCGATACATGCCTCGAAGCAGCCCGCTTGATCGAGAATGAATTGCGCATACCCGCAGGATTGCTTGTCGCTATCGGAATACGTGAGAGCCGTTTTCATGGCGTCATGTGGCCATGGTCCGTCAATGACCGGGGCAGAGCCAAACGATATGCGACGCGCAGGGATGCAGAGATCGCCGTGCATCGACTTCAATCTGAAAGTGACAGCTTCGATCTTGGCTGTTTCCAGATCCACTGGCGCTGGCTGGGTAAATCATGTGCCGATCAGGCGAGTGATCTGTTTGAAGCGCGAATTAACGCTCGCTGCGCCGGAAACCACCTTAAGGAAATGCGGGCTTATACCGGATCATGGGATAAGGCCGTGATGGCATATCACGTTGGCCCGGATCGAAAAGGCAGCCAGATCGAAGAAAGAGGTCGTGATTATGCCTGTGCGGTTGCAAAGACCTTTGCATCATTGCGGGGCACTTCTGTAGACTGTGCCCGGTGA
- a CDS encoding replication initiator protein A — translation MAIEIDVEDVEIISPGDDLALVPERHPQYDLFVCDVADAVLKDIMPQLEHPFYSLSKKPETTIREYRHNDQWIRVVPSVKGLATIYDKDILIYCISQVMAAMRRGEPVSRRISISIRDLLIFTNRGTSGKDYDALVDALERIKGTVISTNIVTGDEEQTDTFGLIEKSSVRRKHGLDGRIISCEVELSKWVFNAIKSNEVLTLHRDYFRLRKPLERRIYELGRKHCGKQKSWRVSVGMLWKKSGSKSPEKRFRQMVKDVAASNHLPDYEIHYDQKSDMVNYVNRGTMNAATTSAEPWNGPVSPDVYEGIRERAPGWDPYMIEQEWRNWLGDLDTNPRNPDAHLLKFASTWFDNRGKPA, via the coding sequence GTGGCAATCGAGATCGACGTAGAAGACGTGGAAATCATTTCTCCAGGTGATGATCTCGCTTTGGTGCCAGAAAGGCATCCACAGTATGATCTCTTTGTTTGTGATGTCGCGGACGCGGTTCTGAAGGACATCATGCCGCAGCTCGAACACCCCTTCTATTCTCTGAGCAAAAAGCCAGAAACAACGATACGTGAGTATCGTCATAATGATCAGTGGATCCGAGTTGTCCCCAGCGTCAAAGGGCTGGCAACCATTTATGACAAAGACATCCTGATCTACTGCATTTCCCAGGTCATGGCAGCAATGCGTCGCGGTGAGCCTGTAAGTCGGCGAATCTCGATCAGCATTCGTGATCTTCTGATTTTTACCAATCGCGGGACGTCTGGAAAGGATTATGACGCCTTGGTCGATGCACTTGAGCGTATCAAGGGCACTGTCATCAGCACGAACATTGTGACGGGAGATGAAGAGCAGACCGATACGTTTGGCCTGATAGAAAAGTCATCTGTTCGCCGTAAGCACGGTTTGGATGGACGTATCATTTCCTGTGAGGTTGAGCTTTCCAAATGGGTTTTCAATGCTATCAAGAGCAATGAAGTGCTTACCTTGCATCGCGACTATTTCCGACTGCGCAAACCGCTTGAACGTCGCATTTATGAGTTGGGGAGAAAGCATTGCGGCAAACAGAAAAGCTGGCGCGTATCAGTCGGCATGCTTTGGAAAAAGTCAGGGTCAAAAAGTCCCGAAAAGCGGTTTCGACAGATGGTTAAGGATGTGGCAGCCAGCAACCATCTGCCAGATTACGAGATCCACTATGACCAAAAGAGCGATATGGTCAACTACGTTAATCGTGGGACGATGAATGCGGCTACGACTTCAGCCGAACCTTGGAACGGGCCAGTAAGCCCGGATGTTTACGAGGGTATTCGAGAAAGAGCACCTGGCTGGGATCCATACATGATTGAGCAGGAATGGCGAAACTGGCTTGGCGATCTCGATACCAACCCCCGTAATCCGGATGCTCATTTGCTTAAATTTGCGTCTACCTGGTTTGATAATCGGGGAAAACCGGCTTAG
- a CDS encoding AAA family ATPase, with translation MTEEDNCWIIVTGGQKGGTGKTTIATNLATLFAAMGWKVLLVNADNQRSLVTWNDQRAELGRETVEGQGKDFHELTLVSQFGKNLHKDVKKLTPQYDVAIIDAGGFDSTEFRSALLVADVLVSPINASSFDTWTLSQVHEIIEGAKINNPDLKAGLILNRVNASSVSEAKAALRAIVEDEEDPLESFFLYKKAIVNRNAYSRAPALGLTVHEMPRPDAKAKEEMVALQQEILEIFTAASEEAA, from the coding sequence ATGACTGAAGAAGATAACTGCTGGATCATCGTGACAGGCGGCCAAAAGGGCGGCACAGGCAAAACGACAATAGCAACCAATCTGGCTACCCTGTTTGCGGCTATGGGTTGGAAAGTGCTGCTTGTAAACGCAGACAATCAACGATCGCTGGTTACATGGAATGACCAACGCGCAGAACTTGGTCGCGAAACCGTGGAAGGGCAGGGCAAAGACTTCCATGAACTTACACTTGTAAGCCAGTTTGGCAAAAATCTGCATAAGGACGTCAAAAAGCTCACGCCGCAATATGATGTCGCAATCATTGACGCGGGTGGATTCGACAGTACCGAGTTTCGTTCGGCACTCCTTGTCGCAGATGTCCTGGTAAGTCCAATAAATGCCTCGTCATTTGATACATGGACGTTGAGCCAGGTTCACGAAATTATCGAGGGCGCAAAGATCAACAATCCGGATCTGAAAGCGGGTCTCATCCTCAACCGTGTCAATGCATCATCAGTCAGTGAAGCAAAAGCCGCTTTGAGAGCCATTGTCGAGGATGAAGAGGATCCTCTTGAAAGTTTCTTCCTCTATAAAAAAGCAATTGTGAACCGTAACGCTTACAGCCGGGCTCCTGCTCTGGGCTTGACTGTACATGAAATGCCTCGTCCGGATGCGAAGGCTAAAGAGGAAATGGTAGCCCTTCAGCAGGAAATTCTCGAAATCTTCACAGCCGCATCTGAGGAGGCTGCATAA
- a CDS encoding HEPN domain-containing protein has product MGNKKKKTGTISDHPDIRRRVTEFLQATVSRQSRHDGNRRHGLLTGGWRLVNGVGLSTSHEIRKLQQEVTVKIVRQIGPTGLDEGEIDRILWNEVVNLHRDGICDVKNNRFKEIVTKTLKAIDDGSSKRQQLFFRNPVVQRVAGSSKVSIGPVEILTNDTVRAEIERLGSGFMDWSEWASPYIWRVESVSAQSKARAQAEWYIDIACGFLAICDKISKQFDIYRVGWQMYHPTEMREPFTREFGISDGRLFENNMMHHYQIVIENSLVSWLQSPDTQAKTTILFQSETGSVGARLGVALGWMARGLQAAKLESRLLFFSTALETALVYSGEGIADQLARHGACVLFDDIPSRLELAAQLRELYVSRSRLVHDGDRLLHRIDVNSLEYLTLATLHEIWLKADLSMPVDVFGKLLKKSAFGFPMEWSREGIT; this is encoded by the coding sequence TTGGGTAATAAGAAGAAAAAAACGGGAACCATTAGCGATCACCCGGATATTCGCAGACGTGTGACTGAATTTCTACAGGCTACAGTCTCACGACAGTCGAGACATGATGGCAATCGAAGGCACGGACTTCTTACAGGCGGATGGCGGCTAGTCAATGGTGTTGGCCTGTCAACCAGTCACGAAATACGGAAACTCCAGCAGGAAGTAACAGTAAAAATTGTGCGCCAGATCGGTCCGACTGGTTTGGACGAAGGAGAAATTGATCGTATTCTCTGGAATGAAGTGGTTAATTTACATCGCGACGGTATTTGCGATGTAAAAAACAATCGCTTCAAGGAGATCGTAACTAAGACCCTGAAAGCAATTGATGACGGCTCGTCGAAACGCCAGCAATTGTTTTTCAGGAACCCAGTGGTCCAGAGAGTTGCTGGAAGTAGCAAGGTTTCGATTGGACCTGTAGAAATATTAACAAATGATACGGTTCGAGCAGAAATTGAACGCTTGGGCTCAGGTTTTATGGACTGGTCTGAGTGGGCCAGCCCTTATATTTGGCGTGTTGAAAGCGTAAGTGCACAAAGTAAAGCTCGAGCTCAGGCTGAATGGTATATCGACATCGCCTGCGGATTCCTGGCGATCTGCGACAAGATATCGAAGCAATTCGATATCTATCGAGTAGGCTGGCAGATGTATCATCCAACTGAAATGCGCGAGCCCTTTACACGTGAATTCGGAATTTCAGACGGCAGATTGTTTGAGAATAATATGATGCACCACTATCAGATTGTCATTGAAAACAGTCTAGTCAGTTGGTTGCAATCTCCTGATACTCAAGCCAAGACTACGATATTGTTTCAAAGTGAAACCGGTTCTGTTGGTGCAAGACTGGGAGTTGCGCTCGGATGGATGGCAAGAGGGCTGCAAGCTGCAAAGCTGGAGAGCAGATTGCTGTTTTTCTCTACGGCACTAGAAACGGCGCTTGTTTACAGCGGTGAAGGTATAGCCGATCAGTTGGCCCGCCATGGAGCCTGTGTTCTATTTGATGATATTCCCAGTCGACTTGAATTGGCGGCACAACTAAGAGAGTTGTATGTTTCCCGATCACGTCTTGTTCACGATGGTGACCGACTACTTCACCGGATCGACGTCAATAGTCTGGAATATCTGACCTTGGCTACATTGCATGAAATTTGGCTGAAAGCAGATTTATCCATGCCAGTTGATGTGTTTGGAAAGCTGTTAAAGAAAAGTGCTTTCGGTTTTCCAATGGAATGGAGCAGGGAAGGTATCACGTGA